In Pongo abelii isolate AG06213 chromosome 5, NHGRI_mPonAbe1-v2.0_pri, whole genome shotgun sequence, a single genomic region encodes these proteins:
- the FBXO5 gene encoding F-box only protein 5 isoform X1, with protein MSRRSCSCALRPPRCSCSASPSAVTAAERPRPSDSCKEESSTLSVKMKCDFNCNNVHSGLKLVKPDDIGRLVSYTPAYLEGSCKDCIKDYERLSCIGSPIVSPRTVELETESKPLHNKENQHVQQTLNSTNEIEALETSRLYEDSGYSSFSQQSGLSEHEEGSLLEENFSDGLQSCLLQIQSPDQYPNKNLLPVLHFEKVVCSTLKKNAKRNPKVDREMLKEIIARGNFRLQNIIGRKMGLECVDILSELFRRGLRHLLATILAQLSDMDLINVSKVSTTWKKILEDDKGAFQLYSKAIQRVTENNNKFSPHASTREYVMFRTPLASVQKSAAQTSLKKDAQTKLSSQGDQKGSTYSRHNEFSEVAKTLKKNESLKACIRCNSPAKYDCYLQRATCKREGCGFDYCTKCLCNYHTTKDCSDGKLLKASCKIGPLPGTKKSKKNLRRL; from the exons ATGAGCCGGCGCTCCTGCAGCTGCGCCCTACGGCCACCCCGCTGCTCCTGCAGCGCCAGCCCCAGCGCCGTGACAGCCGCCGAGCGCCCTCGACCGTCGGATA GTTGTAAAGAAGAAAGTTCTACCCTTTCTGTCAAAATGAAGTGTGATTTTAATTGTAACAATGTTCATTCCGGACTTAAACTGGTAAAACCTGATGACATTGGAAGACTAGTTTCCTACACCCCTGCATATTTGGAAGGTTCCTGTAAAGACTGCATTAAAGACTATGAAAGGCTGTCATGTATTGGGTCACCGATTGTGAGCCCTAGGACTGTAGAACTTGAAACTGAAAGCAAGCCCTTGCATAACAAGGAAAATCAACATGTGCAACAGACACTTAATAGTACAAATGAAATAGAAGCACTAGAGACCAGTAGACTTTATGAAGACAGTGGCTATTCCTCATTTTCTCAACAAAGTGGCCTCAGTGAACATGAAGAAGGTAGCCTCCTGGAGGAGAATTTCAGTGACGGTCTACAATCCTGCCTGCTACAAATACAAAGCCCAGACCAATATCCCAACAAAAACTTGCTGCCAgttcttcattttgaaaaagtggTCTgttcaacattaaaaaagaatgcaaaacgAAATCCTAAAGTAGATCGGGAGATGCTGAAGGAAATTATAGCCAGAGGAAATTTTAGACTGCAGAATATAATTGGCAGAAAAATGGGCCTGGAATGTGTAGATATTCTCAGCGAACTCTTTCGAAGGGGACTCAGACATCTCTTAGCAACTATTTTAGCACAACTCAGTGACATGGACTTAATCAA tgtgtCTAAAGTGAGCACAACTTGGAAGAAGATCCTAGAAGATGATAAGGGGGCATTCCAGTTGTACAGTAAAGCAATACAAAGAGTTACC gaaaacaaCAATAAGTTTTCACCTCATGCTTCAACCAGAGAATATGTTATGTTCAGAACCCCACTGGCTTCTGTTCAGAAATCAGCAGCCCAGACTTCTCTCAAAAAAGATGCTCAAACCAAGTTATCCAGTCAAGGTGATCAGAAAGGTTCTACTTATAGTCGACACAATGAATTCTCTGAG gttgcCAAGACATTGAAAAAGAACGAAAGCCTCAAAGCCTGTATTCGCTGTAATTCACCTGCAAAATATGATTGCTATTTACAACGGGCAACCTGCAAACGAGAAGGCTGTGGATTTGATTATTGTACGAAGTGTCTCTGTAATTACCATACTACTAAAGACTGTTCAGATGGCAAGCTCCTCAAAGCCAGTTGTAAAATAGGTCCCCTGCCTGGTacgaagaaaagcaaaaagaatttaCGAAGATTATGA
- the FBXO5 gene encoding F-box only protein 5 isoform X2, with product MKCDFNCNNVHSGLKLVKPDDIGRLVSYTPAYLEGSCKDCIKDYERLSCIGSPIVSPRTVELETESKPLHNKENQHVQQTLNSTNEIEALETSRLYEDSGYSSFSQQSGLSEHEEGSLLEENFSDGLQSCLLQIQSPDQYPNKNLLPVLHFEKVVCSTLKKNAKRNPKVDREMLKEIIARGNFRLQNIIGRKMGLECVDILSELFRRGLRHLLATILAQLSDMDLINVSKVSTTWKKILEDDKGAFQLYSKAIQRVTENNNKFSPHASTREYVMFRTPLASVQKSAAQTSLKKDAQTKLSSQGDQKGSTYSRHNEFSEVAKTLKKNESLKACIRCNSPAKYDCYLQRATCKREGCGFDYCTKCLCNYHTTKDCSDGKLLKASCKIGPLPGTKKSKKNLRRL from the exons ATGAAGTGTGATTTTAATTGTAACAATGTTCATTCCGGACTTAAACTGGTAAAACCTGATGACATTGGAAGACTAGTTTCCTACACCCCTGCATATTTGGAAGGTTCCTGTAAAGACTGCATTAAAGACTATGAAAGGCTGTCATGTATTGGGTCACCGATTGTGAGCCCTAGGACTGTAGAACTTGAAACTGAAAGCAAGCCCTTGCATAACAAGGAAAATCAACATGTGCAACAGACACTTAATAGTACAAATGAAATAGAAGCACTAGAGACCAGTAGACTTTATGAAGACAGTGGCTATTCCTCATTTTCTCAACAAAGTGGCCTCAGTGAACATGAAGAAGGTAGCCTCCTGGAGGAGAATTTCAGTGACGGTCTACAATCCTGCCTGCTACAAATACAAAGCCCAGACCAATATCCCAACAAAAACTTGCTGCCAgttcttcattttgaaaaagtggTCTgttcaacattaaaaaagaatgcaaaacgAAATCCTAAAGTAGATCGGGAGATGCTGAAGGAAATTATAGCCAGAGGAAATTTTAGACTGCAGAATATAATTGGCAGAAAAATGGGCCTGGAATGTGTAGATATTCTCAGCGAACTCTTTCGAAGGGGACTCAGACATCTCTTAGCAACTATTTTAGCACAACTCAGTGACATGGACTTAATCAA tgtgtCTAAAGTGAGCACAACTTGGAAGAAGATCCTAGAAGATGATAAGGGGGCATTCCAGTTGTACAGTAAAGCAATACAAAGAGTTACC gaaaacaaCAATAAGTTTTCACCTCATGCTTCAACCAGAGAATATGTTATGTTCAGAACCCCACTGGCTTCTGTTCAGAAATCAGCAGCCCAGACTTCTCTCAAAAAAGATGCTCAAACCAAGTTATCCAGTCAAGGTGATCAGAAAGGTTCTACTTATAGTCGACACAATGAATTCTCTGAG gttgcCAAGACATTGAAAAAGAACGAAAGCCTCAAAGCCTGTATTCGCTGTAATTCACCTGCAAAATATGATTGCTATTTACAACGGGCAACCTGCAAACGAGAAGGCTGTGGATTTGATTATTGTACGAAGTGTCTCTGTAATTACCATACTACTAAAGACTGTTCAGATGGCAAGCTCCTCAAAGCCAGTTGTAAAATAGGTCCCCTGCCTGGTacgaagaaaagcaaaaagaatttaCGAAGATTATGA